A single genomic interval of Hevea brasiliensis isolate MT/VB/25A 57/8 chromosome 4, ASM3005281v1, whole genome shotgun sequence harbors:
- the LOC110665147 gene encoding uncharacterized protein LOC110665147 isoform X1, with product MDRRHLANCSSTNHSLFFLVVVVVLLLLHSCLLLPNPLVAVAEDSSSAIISRFQQYLQIDTAQPNPGYHEAADFLISQAKSIGLEFQSIEFVDGKPLVLLKWAGSQPTLPSILLYSHTDVVPVEQHKWAYPAFGAHLDSHGNIYARGSQDMKCVGMQYLEAVRRLKSSGFQPIRSIYLAFAPDEEIGGHDGAEKFADSDIFRTMNVGIVLDEGLASPSEKYRPFFAERSPWWLVIKAFGAPGHGAKLYDNSAMENLLKSIESVRRFRASQFDLVKSGLKEEGEVISVNMVFLKAGTPSPTGFVMNLQPSEAEAGFDIRVPPTADPESLERRIAEEWAPVSRNMTYQFKQKATVYDSFGRPLLTKTDNSNPWWALLEEAVKKANGKLGKPEIFPAATDSRYFRLKGLPSIGFSPMANTPILLHDHNEFLNRAQYLKGIDIYESIIKVYTSYVVQASNEGTKDEL from the exons ATGGACCGTCGACACCTAGCTAACTGCTCTTCCACTAACCACTCTCTCTTCTTCCTCGTCGTCGTCGTCGTCCTCCTCCTCCTCCATAGCTGCTTACTCCTTCCGAATCCATTAGTAGCAGTAGCAGAAGATTCATCATCAGCAATCATATCAAGATTCCAACAATACCTCCAAATCGACACTGCCCAACCCAACCCCGGATACCACGAAGCAGCCGATTTCCTTATTTCTCAGGCTAAATCCATCGGCCTCGAATTCCAATCCATTGAGTTCGTCGATGGCAAGCCACTTGTTCTCCTCAAGTGGGCTGGCTCTCAACCTACCCTCCCCTCTATCCTCCTTTATTCTCATACCGATGTCGTCCCCGTCGAGCAGCACAAGTGGGCATACCCTGCCTTTGGTGCCCACCTGGATTCCCATGGTAACATCTATGCTAGAGGTTCCCAGGACATGAAGTGCGTTGGTATGCAGTATTTGGAAGCTGTTCGCCGCTTGAAGTCTTCTGGGTTCCAGCCGATTCGATCCATTTACCTAGCTTTTGCCCCCGATGAAGAAATAGGCGGCCATGATGGTGCTGAGAAGTTTGCTGATTCTGATATCTTCAGGACCATGAACGTGGGAATAGTGCTTGATGAAG GATTAGCATCGCCGTCTGAGAAGTACAGGCCGTTCTTTGCAGAGAGGAGCCCATGGTGGCTGGTGATCAAGGCCTTTGGGGCTCCAGGCCATGGAGCGAAGCTTTATGACAATAGTGCAATGGAAAATCTTTTGAAAAGCATTGAGAGTGTGAGGAGATTTCGGGCTTCTCAGTTTGATTTGGTGAAGTCTGGTTTGAAGGAGGAGGGTGAGGTTATTTCTGTTAACATGGTCTTTCTTAAGGCTGGCACTCCATCTCCAACT GGATTTGTCATGAATTTGCAGCCATCTGAAGCAGAAGCAGGTTTTGATATTCGGGTTCCACCAACTGCTGATCCTGAATCATTGGAAAGGCGAATTGCTGAAGAATGGGCACCTGTTTCACGCAACATGACGTACCAG TTTAAGCAGAAAGCTACCGTTTATGACAGCTTTGGGAGGCCACTCCTTACAAAGACTGACAATTCTAACCCATGGTGGGCCTTGCTTGAAGAAGCTGTCAAAAAAGCAAATGGAAAACTTGGTAAACCAGAGATCTTTCCTGCTGCCACAGATTCTCGTTACTTCCGCTTAAAAGGGCTACCATCAATCGGTTTCTCCCCCATGGCAAACACACCTATTCTTCTGCATGATCATAATGAG TTCCTGAACCGAGCCCAGTACCTGAAAGGCATTGATATCTACGAGTCGATAATTAAAGTTTATACATCTTATGTCGTCCAGGCCAGCAATGAAGGCACCAAAGATGAATTGTAA
- the LOC110665147 gene encoding uncharacterized protein LOC110665147 isoform X2, protein MDRRHLANCSSTNHSLFFLVVVVVLLLLHSCLLLPNPLVAVAEDSSSAIISRFQQYLQIDTAQPNPGYHEAADFLISQAKSIGLEFQSIEFVDGKPLVLLKWAGSQPTLPSILLYSHTDVVPVEQHKWAYPAFGAHLDSHGNIYARGSQDMKCVGMQYLEAVRRLKSSGFQPIRSIYLAFAPDEEIGGHDGAEKFADSDIFRTMNVGIVLDEGLASPSEKYRPFFAERSPWWLVIKAFGAPGHGAKLYDNSAMENLLKSIESVRRFRASQFDLVKSGLKEEGEVISVNMVFLKAGTPSPTGFVMNLQPSEAEAGFDIRVPPTADPESLERRIAEEWAPVSRNMTYQLGQFKQKATVYDSFGRPLLTKTDNSNPWWALLEEAVKKANGKLGKPEIFPAATDSRYFRLKGLPSIGFSPMANTPILLHDHNEFLNRAQYLKGIDIYESIIKVYTSYVVQASNEGTKDEL, encoded by the exons ATGGACCGTCGACACCTAGCTAACTGCTCTTCCACTAACCACTCTCTCTTCTTCCTCGTCGTCGTCGTCGTCCTCCTCCTCCTCCATAGCTGCTTACTCCTTCCGAATCCATTAGTAGCAGTAGCAGAAGATTCATCATCAGCAATCATATCAAGATTCCAACAATACCTCCAAATCGACACTGCCCAACCCAACCCCGGATACCACGAAGCAGCCGATTTCCTTATTTCTCAGGCTAAATCCATCGGCCTCGAATTCCAATCCATTGAGTTCGTCGATGGCAAGCCACTTGTTCTCCTCAAGTGGGCTGGCTCTCAACCTACCCTCCCCTCTATCCTCCTTTATTCTCATACCGATGTCGTCCCCGTCGAGCAGCACAAGTGGGCATACCCTGCCTTTGGTGCCCACCTGGATTCCCATGGTAACATCTATGCTAGAGGTTCCCAGGACATGAAGTGCGTTGGTATGCAGTATTTGGAAGCTGTTCGCCGCTTGAAGTCTTCTGGGTTCCAGCCGATTCGATCCATTTACCTAGCTTTTGCCCCCGATGAAGAAATAGGCGGCCATGATGGTGCTGAGAAGTTTGCTGATTCTGATATCTTCAGGACCATGAACGTGGGAATAGTGCTTGATGAAG GATTAGCATCGCCGTCTGAGAAGTACAGGCCGTTCTTTGCAGAGAGGAGCCCATGGTGGCTGGTGATCAAGGCCTTTGGGGCTCCAGGCCATGGAGCGAAGCTTTATGACAATAGTGCAATGGAAAATCTTTTGAAAAGCATTGAGAGTGTGAGGAGATTTCGGGCTTCTCAGTTTGATTTGGTGAAGTCTGGTTTGAAGGAGGAGGGTGAGGTTATTTCTGTTAACATGGTCTTTCTTAAGGCTGGCACTCCATCTCCAACT GGATTTGTCATGAATTTGCAGCCATCTGAAGCAGAAGCAGGTTTTGATATTCGGGTTCCACCAACTGCTGATCCTGAATCATTGGAAAGGCGAATTGCTGAAGAATGGGCACCTGTTTCACGCAACATGACGTACCAG CTTGGGCAGTTTAAGCAGAAAGCTACCGTTTATGACAGCTTTGGGAGGCCACTCCTTACAAAGACTGACAATTCTAACCCATGGTGGGCCTTGCTTGAAGAAGCTGTCAAAAAAGCAAATGGAAAACTTGGTAAACCAGAGATCTTTCCTGCTGCCACAGATTCTCGTTACTTCCGCTTAAAAGGGCTACCATCAATCGGTTTCTCCCCCATGGCAAACACACCTATTCTTCTGCATGATCATAATGAG TTCCTGAACCGAGCCCAGTACCTGAAAGGCATTGATATCTACGAGTCGATAATTAAAGTTTATACATCTTATGTCGTCCAGGCCAGCAATGAAGGCACCAAAGATGAATTGTAA